In Nitrosophilus alvini, the following are encoded in one genomic region:
- the ruvB gene encoding Holliday junction branch migration DNA helicase RuvB: MERIVEIEKFSDEGSFENSIRPSKWDEYIGQEKIKKNLKVFIKASKKRDEALDHILFFGPPGLGKTTLAHLISFEMEANIKVTAAPMIEKSGDLAAILTNLEEGDILFIDEIHRLSPAIEEILYSAMEDFRLDIIIGSGPAAQTIKIDLPRFTLIGATTRAGMISNPLRERFGMHFRMQFYNPEELGRIVRNAALRLGKNIAEDASLEIAKRSRGTPRVALRLLKRVRDFAEVENEKSISLERTRYALEELGVNDKGFDELDLKLLNLLADAKGRPLGLSTIAAALSEDEGTIEDVIEPFLLANGYIERTARGRIATPKTYELLKLSPKMQGNLF; the protein is encoded by the coding sequence ATGGAAAGAATAGTAGAGATAGAAAAATTTAGCGACGAAGGAAGCTTCGAAAACTCCATCAGACCCTCAAAATGGGATGAATACATAGGACAAGAGAAGATAAAAAAAAATCTGAAAGTTTTTATAAAAGCAAGTAAAAAAAGAGACGAAGCACTCGATCACATTCTCTTTTTCGGACCTCCCGGCCTTGGAAAAACTACACTTGCCCATCTCATCAGCTTCGAAATGGAAGCAAATATCAAAGTAACGGCTGCTCCTATGATAGAAAAAAGCGGAGACCTTGCAGCAATACTCACCAATCTTGAAGAGGGGGATATTCTTTTTATAGATGAAATTCACAGGCTCTCACCCGCTATAGAAGAGATACTCTATTCGGCTATGGAGGATTTCAGGCTTGATATCATTATAGGCAGTGGGCCGGCAGCCCAAACTATCAAAATAGACCTGCCCCGCTTCACTCTTATAGGCGCAACAACTAGAGCCGGTATGATAAGCAATCCTTTAAGAGAACGGTTCGGAATGCATTTTCGTATGCAGTTTTACAATCCTGAAGAGCTTGGCAGAATTGTCCGAAATGCAGCCTTGAGACTGGGCAAAAACATAGCCGAAGATGCATCACTCGAAATTGCAAAAAGAAGCAGAGGAACACCAAGGGTTGCCCTGAGGCTTCTTAAACGGGTCCGTGATTTCGCAGAAGTGGAAAATGAAAAGAGCATATCGCTTGAACGTACCAGATATGCTCTGGAAGAACTGGGTGTAAATGATAAAGGTTTTGACGAACTAGATCTAAAGCTTTTAAACCTGTTGGCAGATGCAAAAGGAAGACCTCTGGGACTGAGTACGATAGCAGCGGCCCTCAGCGAAGACGAAGGAACAATAGAAGATGTAATAGAGCCTTTTTTGCTTGCAAACGGTTATATAGAAAGAACCGCTAGAGGCAGGATAGCTACACCCAAAACATATGAATTGCTGAAACTCTCCCCAAAAATGCAGGGAAATCTGTTTTGA
- a CDS encoding AI-2E family transporter codes for MKPIHFLGVLFVITLYFAYKVYYSFLETMIIAILLAIATSKINNYFLARYSKLTSATLTTLVLAILFFSPIIYFITSIAANATHIEEGTIVKLTEAVKIWVNEFSANLGFVKPYIEKITTSFDTGAVFEKIVAVATYIGAKSAKFLKDSILILVFYFFANLYGREIFEFLKNILPLRKDESMKLFDNLSGVMGVVFYSILATAIFEGVLFAIIAYIYGYDPLLFGIMYGFASLIPVIGGALMWVPLALHQYAMGNATGAIVIALYSLIVISLIADTFIKPVIIKYIDQIVIKKELKINELLIFFSIVAGLSSFGFWGMIIGPAVTSLLISILNIYPEISKNGQDDTTL; via the coding sequence TTGAAACCGATACATTTTTTGGGAGTTTTATTTGTAATTACTCTTTATTTTGCATACAAAGTATACTACTCGTTTCTTGAAACCATGATAATCGCTATTCTTCTTGCAATCGCAACTTCAAAAATAAATAATTATTTCCTTGCAAGATATTCAAAACTTACATCTGCCACATTGACAACATTAGTACTTGCTATACTCTTTTTCTCGCCTATAATATATTTTATAACTTCTATTGCCGCAAATGCAACTCATATTGAAGAAGGAACAATTGTAAAACTTACAGAGGCCGTAAAAATATGGGTCAATGAGTTCTCGGCCAATCTGGGATTTGTCAAACCTTATATAGAGAAAATTACAACTTCCTTTGATACTGGTGCAGTTTTTGAGAAAATCGTAGCCGTCGCCACCTATATAGGTGCTAAAAGTGCAAAGTTTCTGAAAGATTCGATTTTGATTCTTGTATTTTATTTTTTCGCAAATCTCTACGGAAGAGAGATTTTTGAGTTTTTAAAGAACATTCTGCCGTTACGAAAAGATGAAAGCATGAAGCTCTTCGATAATCTGTCTGGTGTTATGGGTGTTGTATTTTATTCTATACTTGCAACTGCAATTTTTGAAGGCGTATTGTTTGCAATTATCGCCTATATATACGGATATGACCCCCTTCTTTTCGGTATTATGTATGGATTTGCTTCTCTTATACCTGTTATCGGCGGGGCTCTTATGTGGGTGCCGCTGGCACTTCATCAATATGCAATGGGAAACGCAACAGGCGCTATTGTTATAGCCCTTTACTCTTTGATTGTCATCTCTTTGATTGCAGACACATTTATAAAACCTGTAATCATAAAATATATCGACCAGATTGTTATCAAAAAAGAACTAAAAATAAACGAACTGCTAATTTTCTTCTCTATAGTAGCAGGGCTCAGTAGTTTCGGATTTTGGGGAATGATCATAGGACCTGCGGTTACCTCTTTGCTAATCTCTATTTTAAATATTTATCCTGAAATAAGCAAAAACGGACAGGATGATACTACTCTATAA
- a CDS encoding glutathionylspermidine synthase family protein: MVRVKKVEPLNTDFLEKIGFYWHTDSDETPYISDELVVVMQDEAQAYYDAANELYDMYIEAAEYVIEKNLFHELNIPFNLVDIIKMSWENDVHWHIYGRFDFAGGIDGKPIKLLEFNADTPTSLFETAIIQWAILKYNSLDEMKQFNNTYEAIKENFKRLVTLEEDTSKFSEWYEGWKMLFSSIKGSIEDENTTRLLQVAASEAGFETDFAFAEDVEFSDEGIFYDKNSFEFWFKLIPWETIAIEEPELAIILTKIIENQKAIILNPAYTLLFQSKAMMKILWDMYPGHPLLLETSFEPLEGRPYVEKKTFGREGENTVIYDQNRNISAKKEGEYENFKSIYQEFVELPVDDKGFYYQAGVFFAYEGCGLGFRKGGLIIDNMSKFVGHIIE, translated from the coding sequence ATGGTAAGAGTAAAGAAAGTAGAACCTTTAAATACAGATTTTTTAGAAAAGATCGGTTTTTACTGGCATACAGACAGTGACGAGACACCCTATATAAGCGACGAGCTTGTAGTAGTTATGCAAGATGAAGCGCAAGCTTACTACGATGCAGCAAATGAACTGTACGATATGTATATAGAAGCTGCAGAGTATGTTATAGAAAAGAATCTTTTTCATGAACTCAATATTCCTTTCAATCTTGTTGATATCATAAAAATGAGCTGGGAAAACGATGTTCATTGGCATATCTACGGCAGATTCGATTTTGCCGGCGGAATTGACGGCAAACCTATAAAACTTCTGGAGTTCAATGCTGATACTCCCACATCTTTATTCGAGACCGCCATAATTCAGTGGGCTATTTTAAAATACAACTCTCTTGATGAGATGAAGCAGTTTAACAATACATATGAAGCGATAAAAGAGAATTTTAAAAGGCTTGTTACACTTGAAGAGGATACATCGAAATTTAGCGAATGGTACGAAGGATGGAAGATGCTTTTTTCTTCCATAAAAGGCAGCATAGAGGATGAAAACACAACAAGACTTTTGCAGGTAGCGGCTTCTGAAGCGGGCTTTGAGACTGATTTTGCATTCGCCGAAGATGTGGAGTTTTCAGATGAGGGGATATTTTACGATAAAAACAGCTTTGAATTTTGGTTTAAACTGATACCATGGGAGACGATAGCCATAGAAGAGCCTGAACTTGCCATAATTTTGACAAAAATTATAGAAAACCAAAAAGCCATTATTCTAAATCCGGCATATACTCTGCTTTTTCAATCAAAAGCGATGATGAAGATACTCTGGGATATGTATCCGGGTCATCCGCTGCTTCTTGAAACATCTTTTGAGCCTTTGGAAGGTAGACCCTATGTTGAAAAGAAAACATTTGGAAGAGAAGGTGAAAACACCGTAATATATGATCAAAACAGAAATATTTCGGCAAAAAAAGAGGGTGAATATGAAAATTTCAAATCAATCTATCAGGAGTTTGTAGAACTTCCTGTGGATGATAAAGGGTTTTATTATCAGGCAGGTGTTTTTTTTGCGTACGAAGGATGCGGTCTCGGTTTTAGAAAAGGCGGATTAATTATAGACAATATGAGCAAGTTTGTGGGACATATTATAGAGTAG
- a CDS encoding UPF0323 family lipoprotein — translation MKHIRKISEYAVIGGLGAILAAGLAGCEQKDNNSNVFENAAQKQGAFVVIEETAPGRYIIVDEYPSSETRVILKDINGTEKVLSQEELDVLIREEAARIEAGQSPLTNPQIQNQGMGLGGIILASAAGAILGSWIGNKLFNNPAYQQQRQRSYKSPSTYQRSVESFKRKAEAKKSAKKSSGKSGFFGSGSSRTSGSKFSFGG, via the coding sequence TTGAAACACATTAGGAAAATTTCCGAATATGCAGTAATAGGCGGCCTTGGTGCCATACTTGCAGCGGGACTTGCAGGATGTGAACAAAAAGACAATAACTCAAATGTTTTCGAAAATGCGGCCCAAAAACAGGGTGCGTTTGTTGTTATAGAAGAGACGGCTCCGGGAAGATATATCATAGTTGATGAATATCCCAGCAGTGAGACCAGAGTGATCTTAAAAGATATAAACGGTACTGAAAAGGTATTGTCTCAAGAAGAGCTTGATGTTCTTATAAGAGAGGAGGCTGCCAGGATAGAGGCCGGTCAGTCACCTTTGACAAATCCTCAGATACAAAATCAGGGAATGGGGCTTGGAGGTATTATTCTGGCTTCAGCGGCTGGAGCGATTTTGGGAAGCTGGATAGGTAACAAGCTTTTTAACAACCCTGCATATCAGCAGCAAAGACAAAGAAGCTATAAATCTCCTTCAACATACCAAAGAAGTGTAGAGTCTTTTAAAAGAAAAGCAGAAGCAAAAAAGAGTGCCAAAAAAAGCAGTGGTAAATCCGGATTTTTTGGTAGCGGTAGCAGCAGGACTTCCGGTTCAAAATTTAGTTTTGGAGGATAA
- the lgt gene encoding prolipoprotein diacylglyceryl transferase — protein sequence MGLWSHIYEHFDPVAFYIFDFPVHWYGIMYVLALLVALFFASWLVKHDRLPISKSELESYFIWVEIGVILGARLGYVIFYDTHTEYYLTHPWQIFNPFLDGTFVGIRGMSYHGALIGFLIASYLYAKLYKKNFWFLMDLVAVSVPLGYVFGRIGNFLNQELIGRATDVSWGIYVNGVLRHPSQLYEAFLEGFLIFVILFWYRKRKKFDGELMVMYGFLYGLFRFIGEFFREPDIQLGYICCGWMTMGQLLSLAMLAVSLILYFILRRRRVETH from the coding sequence ATCGGTTTGTGGTCACACATATATGAACATTTTGACCCGGTAGCTTTTTATATTTTCGATTTTCCTGTTCATTGGTACGGGATAATGTATGTTTTGGCGCTTCTTGTAGCACTCTTTTTTGCATCTTGGCTGGTAAAGCATGATAGATTGCCTATATCCAAGAGTGAGCTGGAGAGCTATTTTATATGGGTAGAGATAGGTGTAATACTGGGTGCACGTTTAGGATATGTGATATTTTACGATACTCATACAGAGTATTATCTTACACATCCCTGGCAAATATTCAATCCGTTTTTGGACGGTACATTTGTAGGTATAAGAGGGATGAGCTATCACGGTGCGCTTATAGGATTTTTGATAGCTTCTTATCTATATGCAAAGCTGTATAAAAAAAATTTCTGGTTTTTGATGGATCTTGTAGCAGTTTCTGTTCCTTTAGGTTATGTATTCGGTAGAATTGGCAACTTTTTAAATCAAGAGCTTATAGGTAGAGCCACTGATGTTTCATGGGGCATATATGTAAATGGAGTATTGCGCCATCCCTCACAGCTTTATGAAGCTTTTTTGGAAGGATTTTTGATATTTGTTATACTTTTTTGGTATAGAAAAAGAAAAAAATTTGACGGCGAACTTATGGTGATGTACGGATTTTTATATGGTCTGTTCAGATTTATCGGAGAGTTTTTCAGAGAGCCCGATATCCAGTTGGGATATATATGCTGCGGATGGATGACAATGGGACAGCTACTCTCACTCGCAATGTTGGCTGTATCACTGATTTTGTATTTTATATTAAGGAGAAGAAGAGTTGAAACACATTAG
- a CDS encoding carbonic anhydrase produces MRKVVSVLAGGIIAAGALFAGSHGSAHWGYSGHEGPEHWGDLSPDYRICKDGKNQSPVDLTGFIEAELPPLKLEYEAVATTVVNNGHTVKVNFGEGSELKVDGKEFELKQYHFHTPSENTIEGKYYPMEAHFVHASDKGELAVISVMIKEGKANPSLQAIVDNMPAHTGDKNSLKKYKLNAADLLPANKDYYRFNGSLTTPPCSEGVRWLVMKEPVEASKEQLKAFEKVMGKNNRPLQPINARVILK; encoded by the coding sequence ATGAGAAAAGTCGTTTCAGTATTGGCAGGAGGTATTATAGCTGCTGGAGCACTGTTTGCAGGCTCTCATGGTAGTGCACACTGGGGTTACAGCGGCCATGAAGGTCCTGAACATTGGGGAGATTTAAGTCCTGATTATAGAATTTGTAAAGATGGTAAAAATCAGTCTCCCGTTGATTTGACAGGATTTATAGAAGCTGAGCTTCCGCCTTTGAAACTTGAATATGAAGCAGTTGCTACAACTGTTGTAAATAACGGACATACAGTAAAAGTGAATTTCGGTGAAGGAAGTGAGCTTAAAGTAGATGGTAAAGAGTTTGAGCTTAAGCAGTATCACTTCCATACGCCCAGCGAAAACACGATTGAGGGCAAATATTATCCTATGGAAGCGCACTTTGTTCATGCAAGTGACAAAGGTGAGCTTGCAGTTATATCTGTAATGATCAAAGAGGGTAAAGCAAATCCAAGCCTGCAGGCAATAGTTGACAATATGCCTGCCCATACGGGAGATAAGAACAGTCTTAAAAAATATAAACTTAACGCTGCGGATCTTCTTCCGGCAAACAAGGATTACTACAGATTTAACGGTTCTTTGACTACACCTCCTTGTAGTGAGGGTGTAAGATGGCTTGTGATGAAAGAGCCGGTAGAGGCATCAAAAGAGCAGCTAAAAGCTTTTGAAAAAGTGATGGGTAAAAACAACAGACCTCTTCAGCCAATCAACGCAAGAGTTATTCTTAAGTAA